One window of the Acaryochloris sp. CCMEE 5410 genome contains the following:
- the gyrA gene encoding DNA gyrase subunit A, whose protein sequence is MSKQLNLLSSGKVIATALHTEMEQSYLEYAMSVIVGRALPDVRDGLKPVHRRILYAMHELGLTPDRPYRKCARVVGDVLGKYHPHGDQAVYDALVRLVQDFSSRYPLLAGHGNFGSVDNDPPAAMRYTETRLSPIGNQSLLEEIGESTVEFAANFDNSQQEPTVLPAQLPTLLLNGCSGIAVGMATNIPPHNLGEIVDALVALIDSPDMTLEKLMALVPGPDFPTGGEIVGKQGIIDAYTNGRGSITVRAVTSIEEIQPGRGRHRRPVIIVTELPYQVNKAGCIEKIASLINQGRIEGIADLRDESDREGMRIVIELKREAQPPAVLEQLYRLTPLQSNFGVIMLALVNGVPLQLSLKEVLQEFLDFREQTLTRRYQNQLEQAQSRQHLVEGLIKALDHLDDLIEILRHAPDGTTAKVQLQSHFQLSDSQADAILAMPMRRLTGLEQQNLRQEFDDLAQEIGELERLLGNRHELLKALKKDLRALKKQYSDPRRTVILGAAAKTEILAAPISDEPIVVELNQRGYARCMRVSKRKNSAPDLSGDLAETSTDLTIFRQTAELTTDLLLFTGSGKAYGVGLQSIPFTSSKGKGKPLVTLLPDSGRDDEIIARFLSTEISDTSQLILLSQQGKIKRLPMSEFAEMTSRGLGAAKIKSGDQLGWVVKAEQETNVAIATSSGRLLNIPITEIPEMGRTAQGNQVFRLRKQESIVGLAAVRDDADLLLISSKGYCKRLPIDLLRLGKVGDLGTQAMQFMIKSDGLIALLPASPNQDVIVLSNQERAARLNIETLPMWGQDGPGTQLLKTKRGEVLESTVVIPKADPEKET, encoded by the coding sequence ATGTCCAAGCAACTTAATCTTCTCTCATCCGGCAAAGTCATCGCCACCGCTTTGCATACCGAGATGGAGCAGTCCTACTTGGAATATGCCATGAGCGTGATCGTCGGGCGCGCATTACCCGATGTCCGGGATGGATTAAAGCCGGTGCATCGGCGCATTCTCTATGCCATGCATGAGTTAGGACTAACGCCAGATCGTCCCTACCGTAAATGCGCCAGAGTGGTGGGGGATGTGCTGGGTAAATATCATCCCCACGGCGATCAGGCGGTTTATGATGCCTTGGTCAGGCTGGTTCAAGATTTTTCGAGTCGATATCCCCTATTGGCGGGACATGGCAACTTTGGCTCCGTGGATAACGATCCACCAGCTGCCATGCGATACACGGAAACCCGCTTGTCTCCCATTGGCAATCAGTCCCTTTTAGAAGAAATTGGCGAATCCACTGTTGAATTTGCCGCCAACTTTGATAATTCCCAGCAAGAACCCACCGTTTTACCGGCCCAACTTCCCACCCTTCTCCTCAACGGCTGTTCAGGCATTGCAGTGGGCATGGCCACCAATATCCCTCCCCATAATTTGGGAGAGATTGTTGATGCACTGGTAGCACTAATCGATTCCCCAGACATGACCTTAGAAAAATTAATGGCCTTGGTCCCTGGGCCGGACTTTCCCACTGGGGGGGAAATTGTAGGTAAGCAGGGAATTATCGACGCCTATACCAATGGTCGAGGCAGCATCACCGTTCGAGCTGTGACCTCCATTGAGGAAATCCAGCCGGGCCGAGGCCGACATCGCCGTCCCGTGATTATCGTGACGGAACTGCCCTATCAGGTAAATAAGGCAGGCTGTATTGAAAAAATCGCTAGCTTAATTAATCAGGGCCGGATTGAAGGCATTGCAGACCTGCGCGATGAAAGCGATCGCGAAGGAATGAGAATTGTGATTGAGCTGAAGCGGGAAGCGCAACCCCCAGCTGTGCTAGAGCAGCTTTATCGGCTTACTCCTCTGCAATCAAACTTTGGGGTAATTATGTTGGCCCTGGTCAATGGCGTGCCCTTGCAGCTGTCTTTGAAGGAGGTTTTGCAAGAATTCCTCGATTTCCGAGAACAGACCTTAACCCGCCGATATCAAAATCAGTTGGAGCAAGCTCAAAGCCGCCAACATTTAGTTGAAGGACTCATTAAAGCCCTCGACCATTTAGATGACCTAATCGAAATTCTTCGCCATGCCCCCGATGGGACGACGGCAAAAGTTCAGCTCCAATCTCATTTCCAATTGAGTGACAGTCAGGCCGATGCCATCTTAGCGATGCCGATGCGGCGATTGACGGGGTTAGAGCAACAAAATCTCCGACAAGAATTTGATGATTTGGCCCAGGAAATTGGCGAGTTGGAGCGATTATTGGGAAATCGCCATGAACTTTTGAAGGCATTAAAGAAAGATCTGCGAGCCCTGAAAAAGCAATATAGCGATCCGCGACGAACCGTTATCCTGGGGGCCGCAGCTAAAACCGAGATATTAGCAGCTCCGATCAGTGACGAACCCATCGTTGTGGAGCTGAACCAGCGGGGGTATGCTCGCTGCATGCGCGTGTCTAAGCGTAAAAATAGTGCACCTGACTTGTCTGGGGATCTAGCAGAAACTTCAACAGATTTAACCATTTTTCGGCAAACTGCAGAGTTGACAACCGATCTACTGTTGTTTACAGGCAGTGGTAAGGCCTATGGCGTCGGGTTGCAGTCTATCCCGTTTACCTCCAGCAAAGGCAAGGGGAAACCCTTAGTCACCCTGCTGCCCGATTCGGGACGCGATGACGAAATTATTGCCCGCTTTCTCAGCACTGAAATTTCGGATACGAGTCAGCTTATTCTTTTGTCTCAACAGGGCAAAATTAAGCGCCTGCCCATGAGCGAGTTTGCCGAGATGACGAGTCGGGGATTGGGGGCTGCCAAGATTAAATCGGGGGACCAGTTGGGCTGGGTGGTTAAAGCTGAGCAGGAAACCAATGTTGCGATCGCAACCTCTTCTGGACGCCTGTTAAATATTCCCATAACCGAGATTCCTGAAATGGGCCGCACTGCCCAGGGCAATCAAGTGTTTCGGTTAAGAAAGCAAGAATCGATTGTCGGATTAGCAGCAGTTCGAGACGATGCAGATTTGCTGCTGATATCTAGTAAGGGCTATTGCAAACGATTACCCATTGATTTGTTGCGGTTAGGGAAAGTGGGGGATCTAGGCACTCAAGCAATGCAGTTTATGATCAAATCGGATGGATTGATCGCGTTGTTACCAGCCAGTCCCAACCAAGATGTGATTGTCCTTAGTAATCAGGAGCGAGCCGCTCGGTTAAATATTGAAACTTTGCCCATGTGGGGGCAGGATGGCCCTGGAACTCAATTACTCAAAACCAAGCGGGGAGAGGTTTTAGAAAGCACAGTAGTCATACCGAAGGCTGATCCTGAGAAGGAGACTTAA
- a CDS encoding HAD family hydrolase, with amino-acid sequence MNQTNPSLKTQTILDQADRIKFLVFDLDGVITSEQKYWNTARLTVWELITQPEYLGLTDYFGPTQPQQVLTNGQQTINNDFIYELKRRAINSNWDLTYFVFCLHLAGILQQLQHQAPEKWSSLNAQLDLANSEQWQLLSQCLQDFKFDPNVSESTIAQFWQETTDLKGSAVTDFVRPFYQKHLGISLPETHSDLWNLCYQNFQAWYEGRKGFTLPDDETVLDVDQIKTILQTLKDADRFTLAIATGRPRNEVIEPLTALGLLPFFDPKRIVTYDEVLAAEEQLKATSGPVKLGKPHPFVILKALHVDEDPQRFCTEAFQKQERTYAVYIGDAASDVVAAQRSGCISVGVLTGFTASRAKAEQVQMFTNLGCDRVIESIQALPQVLGIKPTCP; translated from the coding sequence GTGAATCAAACCAACCCATCTCTGAAAACCCAGACTATTCTTGACCAAGCCGACCGCATTAAATTTCTCGTCTTTGATTTAGATGGGGTGATAACCAGCGAACAAAAATATTGGAACACCGCGCGGTTAACCGTCTGGGAATTAATCACCCAGCCCGAATACTTGGGGTTAACCGATTATTTTGGCCCTACCCAACCCCAACAGGTTCTCACCAACGGTCAACAGACCATCAACAACGACTTTATCTATGAACTTAAACGAAGGGCCATCAATTCCAACTGGGATTTGACCTACTTTGTGTTCTGCCTCCATTTGGCTGGAATTCTGCAACAACTTCAGCACCAAGCCCCTGAAAAATGGTCTAGCCTCAATGCTCAACTTGATCTGGCTAATTCTGAACAGTGGCAGCTATTAAGCCAATGCTTGCAGGATTTCAAGTTTGATCCAAACGTCAGTGAGTCTACCATTGCCCAGTTTTGGCAGGAGACTACTGATCTAAAAGGTTCAGCCGTGACTGATTTTGTTCGACCTTTTTATCAAAAACATTTGGGCATTTCTTTGCCTGAGACCCACAGCGACTTGTGGAATCTCTGTTATCAGAACTTCCAAGCCTGGTATGAAGGTCGTAAAGGGTTTACCCTGCCCGATGATGAAACCGTTTTGGATGTAGACCAGATTAAGACTATTCTGCAAACCCTTAAGGACGCTGATCGATTTACCCTTGCGATCGCAACCGGTCGCCCCCGCAACGAAGTGATTGAACCCTTGACAGCTCTGGGGTTACTCCCCTTTTTCGACCCAAAGCGTATCGTTACCTACGATGAAGTCTTGGCTGCCGAAGAACAGTTGAAAGCCACCTCAGGCCCCGTCAAGTTAGGCAAACCCCATCCTTTTGTCATCCTCAAAGCGCTCCATGTAGACGAAGACCCTCAACGCTTTTGTACCGAAGCCTTTCAGAAACAAGAGCGCACCTATGCGGTCTATATTGGCGATGCTGCTAGCGATGTGGTGGCAGCCCAGCGATCTGGCTGTATTTCCGTTGGCGTCCTCACGGGATTTACGGCAAGTCGGGCCAAGGCAGAACAGGTGCAGATGTTCACGAATCTTGGCTGTGACCGAGTGATTGAGAGTATCCAAGCTTTGCCTCAAGTATTAGGAATTAAGCCGACATGCCCCTAA
- a CDS encoding lipopolysaccharide assembly protein LapA domain-containing protein, with product MHLYYGNPIFLNSVHKTQFLNLSGLSRPLNPLALSNHTIMHLLLSLLFSFGIAIAAILSVQNATAVSVHFLVWRSVPIPVGIVLGFATGLGVLGGAIATPLWTKRQSRRRRYAEFEDSEFTEDNSY from the coding sequence ATGCACTTGTACTATGGAAACCCCATTTTTCTCAACTCTGTCCATAAAACGCAATTTCTTAATCTGTCTGGGTTATCCCGTCCCCTGAACCCATTAGCCCTTTCTAACCACACCATTATGCATCTGCTGTTGTCTTTGCTCTTTAGTTTTGGTATCGCTATTGCAGCGATTTTGTCTGTTCAAAATGCTACAGCGGTTTCGGTTCATTTTTTAGTCTGGCGCTCTGTTCCCATTCCCGTGGGGATTGTGTTGGGGTTCGCAACGGGGTTGGGCGTATTGGGCGGTGCGATCGCAACCCCACTCTGGACCAAGCGACAATCTCGCCGACGGCGATATGCCGAGTTTGAAGACTCTGAATTTACTGAAGATAATTCCTATTGA
- a CDS encoding cupin domain-containing protein, which translates to MVQTQPSNLLAAPVPAHQGVAATELRPWGSFTILEEGQGYKIKRIEVKPGHRLSLQMHHHRSEHWIVIAGIAKVVRGEEDLMLSANESTYVPRFTQHRLENPGMVPLVLIEVQNGEYLGEDDIVRFDDDYAR; encoded by the coding sequence GTGGTCCAAACTCAACCATCCAACCTTTTAGCAGCACCAGTACCTGCTCACCAAGGTGTCGCTGCAACGGAGCTGCGTCCTTGGGGATCCTTTACGATTTTGGAAGAAGGCCAAGGCTATAAGATCAAGCGGATTGAGGTGAAGCCTGGACACCGCTTGAGCTTGCAAATGCATCATCATCGGAGTGAGCATTGGATTGTGATTGCCGGTATCGCTAAAGTGGTGCGAGGCGAGGAAGACTTGATGCTGAGTGCAAATGAGTCTACCTATGTGCCTCGGTTTACCCAACATCGGCTGGAGAATCCTGGTATGGTGCCTTTGGTTTTGATTGAGGTTCAAAACGGTGAGTATTTAGGCGAAGATGATATTGTGCGCTTTGATGACGATTACGCACGCTAG
- a CDS encoding phosphodiester glycosidase family protein, giving the protein MLAVTPAAQVAVNQPIVQVANASTHQGNQIQLNGRTYPVAWTQWQDPGQSMPSIGISDSGLNRRFGVDLTSSNDFRQQPVQWFTPKPIALTTRFSENGASRYLDVSPLARSVNWQIHPQGNVLKIQSPAAKIGKIRSGRQQWGHRLVIDLDQATPWQMERLTNSRSGEKDREFVLAIDATADAGLGKAWKFPPKSALKSLKITREQGRTLLSGVIRGTMRPRVWMLTNPNRLVIDIKGGVPEQRSILWAPGILRQERVISLGNKQYPVTWLALNPQTPGLKLQPIWGNRNALLGIHPLLSMAQGNQVAAAINAGYFNRNNKTPLGAIRQNGQWISSPILNRGVVAWNPQGQFQMGRLNLQQVLSTSGGKRLSIVSLDSGYPQKGIARYTPTWGPAYTPILKTEKIITVINNQVVSEKVSTSAKSFAIPKNGYLLVLRSFDVGGALASGTQLQIQTATTPASFNGFPNIVGAGPLLVSNGQVVLNAKAEEFRPPFDTQSAPRSGIGQTADGTILLAAVHNRVGGPGPTLKEWALIMQRLGSVNALNLDGGSSTSLYLGGQLLDRHPVTAARVQNGIGVFWQPNAR; this is encoded by the coding sequence GTGCTGGCTGTAACTCCTGCTGCCCAGGTTGCGGTTAATCAACCGATTGTCCAGGTCGCTAATGCCAGTACTCATCAGGGCAATCAGATCCAACTCAATGGCCGTACCTATCCAGTGGCTTGGACACAATGGCAAGATCCGGGCCAATCCATGCCGTCCATAGGGATTAGCGATAGTGGTTTAAATCGCCGATTTGGAGTAGATTTAACCAGTTCAAATGATTTTCGGCAGCAGCCCGTTCAATGGTTCACCCCTAAACCCATCGCCTTAACAACTCGGTTTAGTGAAAACGGCGCGTCTCGGTATCTCGATGTTTCCCCTTTGGCGCGATCCGTTAACTGGCAGATTCATCCCCAGGGCAATGTGCTCAAGATCCAGTCTCCTGCCGCCAAGATTGGCAAGATTAGGTCTGGTCGACAACAATGGGGGCATCGTTTGGTCATTGATTTAGATCAGGCTACCCCGTGGCAAATGGAGCGGTTGACTAATAGCCGAAGTGGGGAAAAAGACCGCGAGTTTGTCTTGGCTATTGATGCAACTGCTGATGCTGGACTAGGTAAAGCTTGGAAATTCCCTCCAAAATCTGCTTTAAAATCCCTAAAAATCACCCGAGAACAGGGAAGAACTCTCTTAAGTGGTGTGATTAGAGGAACAATGCGTCCTCGAGTGTGGATGCTGACGAATCCTAATCGACTGGTCATAGATATCAAAGGTGGTGTCCCTGAACAACGCAGCATCTTGTGGGCTCCGGGCATTCTTCGACAAGAGCGAGTCATCAGCTTAGGCAACAAACAATACCCCGTCACCTGGTTAGCATTGAACCCTCAGACACCAGGGCTAAAGCTTCAGCCCATCTGGGGGAATCGGAATGCTCTTCTGGGTATTCATCCCCTCTTATCAATGGCTCAAGGAAATCAAGTGGCAGCAGCGATTAACGCTGGCTACTTTAATCGCAATAATAAAACGCCCCTGGGAGCCATTCGTCAAAATGGTCAGTGGATTTCCAGCCCTATTTTAAATCGAGGCGTGGTGGCTTGGAATCCCCAAGGTCAGTTCCAAATGGGACGACTCAACCTGCAGCAAGTTCTGAGTACATCGGGGGGCAAGCGGTTATCCATTGTGTCCCTGGATAGTGGCTATCCCCAAAAAGGGATTGCTCGATATACACCAACCTGGGGGCCAGCATATACCCCCATTTTGAAAACCGAAAAAATTATTACGGTCATTAACAATCAGGTCGTTTCTGAGAAGGTCAGTACGAGTGCTAAGTCTTTTGCGATTCCTAAGAATGGCTATTTGCTGGTGCTTAGATCCTTTGATGTCGGTGGGGCCTTGGCTTCTGGTACTCAACTCCAAATCCAGACTGCGACAACACCTGCCAGCTTCAATGGGTTTCCCAATATTGTGGGGGCTGGACCTTTGTTAGTGAGCAATGGTCAAGTGGTATTGAACGCTAAAGCTGAAGAATTCCGCCCTCCGTTCGATACTCAATCTGCACCTCGGAGTGGGATTGGGCAAACGGCAGATGGCACGATTTTGTTGGCGGCAGTTCATAACCGAGTGGGTGGTCCAGGCCCAACATTGAAAGAATGGGCACTCATCATGCAGCGGTTGGGATCTGTCAATGCCTTAAATCTAGATGGAGGAAGTTCGACGAGTTTGTATCTAGGCGGTCAACTACTGGATCGGCATCCGGTGACGGCAGCACGGGTTCAAAATGGCATTGGGGTGTTTTGGCAGCCCAATGCTAGATAA
- a CDS encoding S-layer homology domain-containing protein: MESPKIGFGVGLAFALFLPIAGCSGDAVQQAFSADPQASQWSNLSTLPKGFPADLSYPNANLQGVQQSQTNLPSSPNSQRPPQQTRWATPDNSQKVQQYYSQLLQKRSWQLSGRKLSQQQLILLAKRDQLQVRVTIPATGTLVPVRTGNNSGRRIPMTVFFIDYSQEKALSKVESPTQSLPKPGDLDFIGPVANQTPESSNTDASQSSAEVPATLQAYVSDVQRLEVIDLGNPNQPIQRGTFARWLVKTNNRLYQDRPTQQIRLAATNQTPIFKDVPSSNPNFPYIQGLAEAGFIPSPLSGDADQATFQPNQPLTREVLLSWKVPIDFRKILPSATTAKVQEVWGFKDTKQISTPTLSAIFTDHNNGELANIRRLLGSALLLQPKKSVTRAEAAATLWFIGVAGEGYSAKDVLRAEQQAEAAGPS; the protein is encoded by the coding sequence ATGGAATCTCCTAAAATCGGATTCGGAGTAGGATTGGCCTTCGCACTCTTCTTACCCATCGCAGGTTGTAGTGGAGATGCGGTTCAGCAAGCTTTTTCTGCAGATCCACAGGCCAGTCAGTGGAGTAATTTGTCAACGTTGCCCAAGGGGTTTCCTGCGGACTTAAGCTATCCCAATGCCAACTTACAAGGGGTGCAACAAAGCCAGACCAACTTGCCTTCCAGCCCAAATAGCCAACGCCCGCCCCAACAAACACGATGGGCGACACCAGATAATAGCCAGAAGGTGCAGCAATACTATAGTCAGTTATTGCAAAAAAGGAGCTGGCAGCTTTCAGGGCGAAAATTAAGTCAGCAGCAGCTTATTTTGCTGGCAAAGCGAGATCAGCTTCAGGTTAGAGTGACTATCCCTGCTACTGGGACCTTAGTTCCAGTACGAACGGGAAATAATAGTGGACGTCGAATCCCTATGACGGTCTTCTTCATCGATTATTCCCAGGAGAAGGCGTTGTCGAAGGTTGAATCACCGACCCAGTCTTTGCCTAAACCTGGGGACTTAGATTTTATTGGGCCAGTCGCAAATCAGACCCCTGAGTCATCGAACACCGACGCTAGCCAAAGTTCAGCTGAGGTACCCGCAACACTGCAAGCCTATGTCAGCGATGTCCAAAGGCTAGAAGTGATTGATCTAGGCAACCCCAACCAACCTATCCAGCGAGGGACTTTTGCCCGCTGGTTAGTCAAAACCAATAATCGGCTGTACCAGGATCGCCCTACTCAACAAATTCGCTTGGCCGCTACGAATCAAACCCCTATATTTAAGGATGTTCCTAGTTCCAATCCCAATTTTCCTTATATTCAAGGTTTAGCGGAAGCAGGCTTTATTCCGAGTCCTCTCTCAGGGGATGCCGACCAAGCTACGTTTCAGCCCAATCAACCCCTCACCCGCGAGGTGCTTTTGAGCTGGAAAGTGCCGATTGATTTTCGCAAAATCTTGCCTTCGGCGACAACCGCAAAAGTGCAAGAGGTGTGGGGATTCAAAGATACTAAGCAGATTTCTACCCCCACTCTCTCAGCCATTTTTACTGACCATAATAATGGTGAACTGGCCAATATTCGTCGGCTGTTGGGGTCAGCCCTACTGCTGCAACCCAAAAAATCTGTGACGCGAGCTGAAGCTGCCGCTACACTGTGGTTTATTGGAGTTGCTGGCGAAGGGTATTCTGCCAAAGACGTTTTGCGAGCTGAGCAACAAGCTGAAGCGGCTGGCCCTTCTTGA
- the cobU gene encoding bifunctional adenosylcobinamide kinase/adenosylcobinamide-phosphate guanylyltransferase, whose product MDNRHLVLVTGPARSGKSEWAENLADQSNRSVIYVATAADYPEDEEWQTRIQSHQQRRPTNWQTIHAPMDLAKTIQAQPKSVCLLIDSLGTWLTNILDQDAALWADTLKTLLKALTQAECQIIVVGEETGWGVVPGYPLGRRFRDRMGELLRQIGAISDQVYLVSAGYALNLKALGTYVTPMVSSDGPERV is encoded by the coding sequence ATGGATAATCGGCATTTAGTTTTAGTGACAGGACCAGCCCGCTCCGGTAAGAGCGAATGGGCGGAAAACTTGGCCGATCAGTCTAATAGGTCGGTGATATATGTGGCCACGGCAGCAGACTATCCTGAAGATGAGGAATGGCAAACGCGGATCCAATCCCATCAGCAGCGCCGTCCTACAAATTGGCAAACCATACATGCCCCGATGGATTTGGCCAAGACGATTCAAGCCCAGCCAAAATCGGTTTGTTTGCTGATTGACTCCTTAGGGACTTGGCTGACTAATATTTTGGACCAGGATGCTGCTCTGTGGGCAGATACTTTAAAGACGTTGTTGAAAGCCCTGACCCAGGCGGAGTGCCAAATTATTGTTGTGGGTGAAGAGACGGGCTGGGGGGTGGTGCCAGGGTATCCCTTGGGGAGACGATTTCGCGATCGCATGGGGGAATTGCTGCGTCAGATTGGGGCGATCTCGGATCAAGTTTACTTAGTGTCAGCGGGTTATGCCCTAAATCTTAAAGCTTTAGGGACTTATGTTACTCCGATGGTCTCCTCTGACGGTCCCGAAAGAGTCTGA
- the hisC gene encoding histidinol-phosphate transaminase, with protein sequence MPLNLDTLEQWVSPSIRSLASKTVGPYKDDQAIRLDKGELPYPPSPKVVEAIAQAATTCNRYPAVLGGVLREKLAAYTGASPEQLIISNGSDDLIELIIKVFVQPGQQVLLPVPTFFVYWHATQVMGGVPVFVQRTPDFGLDVNALVAKVTPDTKVLYIANPNNPTANLVARETLVEVLNRVNCMVVVDECYFELCKTTIADLVDTYPHLIVLRSLSKSFGLAGLRIGYGIANPQVVDYLYRAAQLFPVNKVAIAAGIAALEDQAYVEANIQKILAETPRLQQALTDLGLQVHPSETNFLLVDTQPLNLQSKVLVKALQDQNIWVADFGSKPGLGNHYFRTAVGTPAENQALLKGLEVAISQSISV encoded by the coding sequence ATGCCCCTAAATCTAGATACCCTCGAACAGTGGGTAAGCCCCTCTATTCGCAGCCTCGCCTCCAAAACGGTAGGTCCCTATAAAGATGACCAAGCGATTCGTCTGGACAAAGGCGAGCTACCCTATCCCCCTTCCCCCAAAGTGGTGGAGGCCATTGCCCAAGCGGCCACCACTTGTAATCGGTATCCCGCTGTCCTAGGCGGGGTTTTACGAGAGAAACTCGCTGCCTACACCGGGGCCTCCCCTGAGCAGCTCATTATCAGCAATGGATCCGATGATTTGATTGAGCTGATTATCAAGGTCTTTGTTCAACCTGGGCAACAAGTGCTTTTACCCGTGCCCACCTTTTTTGTCTATTGGCATGCAACCCAAGTGATGGGAGGTGTACCGGTCTTTGTCCAACGGACCCCTGATTTTGGCCTGGATGTAAATGCTTTGGTGGCCAAGGTCACCCCGGATACCAAAGTGTTGTATATTGCCAATCCCAATAACCCCACTGCGAATTTAGTGGCCCGTGAAACCTTGGTGGAGGTGCTGAATCGAGTCAACTGCATGGTCGTGGTGGATGAATGTTACTTTGAGCTGTGCAAAACCACGATTGCGGATCTCGTGGATACCTATCCCCATCTGATTGTGCTGCGTAGCCTTTCTAAGAGTTTTGGGCTGGCAGGATTGCGCATTGGCTATGGGATTGCAAACCCTCAAGTCGTCGATTATCTGTACCGAGCCGCCCAGTTGTTTCCTGTGAATAAAGTTGCGATCGCAGCTGGTATTGCCGCCCTCGAAGATCAGGCGTATGTTGAGGCTAATATCCAGAAGATTCTGGCAGAGACACCTCGATTACAGCAGGCATTAACGGATCTAGGATTGCAGGTCCATCCCAGCGAAACCAATTTCCTCTTGGTGGATACCCAGCCATTAAACCTACAGTCAAAAGTTTTAGTTAAAGCGCTCCAAGACCAAAATATCTGGGTAGCAGATTTTGGTTCTAAGCCTGGATTAGGAAATCATTATTTCCGCACAGCCGTGGGGACACCTGCTGAGAATCAAGCCTTGCTCAAGGGATTAGAAGTCGCGATCTCTCAATCCATCTCTGTGTAA
- a CDS encoding iron-sulfur cluster assembly accessory protein, with the protein MIQLSPTAIGELKRLQKKHLPGGQLRIVVDASGCKGLAYQMQFAESPQPDDQVFDCEDIQVVVEKASMKYLSGLTLDYTEDLMGGGFRFYNPNAIETCSCGHSFAITG; encoded by the coding sequence ATGATTCAACTCAGCCCGACTGCAATAGGTGAATTAAAACGCCTCCAAAAGAAGCATTTACCAGGTGGCCAGCTCCGTATTGTGGTTGATGCCAGCGGCTGCAAAGGGTTGGCCTATCAAATGCAATTTGCTGAATCCCCCCAACCCGACGATCAAGTTTTTGATTGTGAGGACATTCAGGTGGTTGTCGAAAAAGCAAGCATGAAATACCTCTCTGGTTTAACCCTGGACTATACCGAAGATCTGATGGGGGGAGGATTCCGCTTCTACAACCCAAATGCGATTGAGACCTGTAGCTGCGGACATTCCTTTGCTATTACGGGGTAA
- a CDS encoding lipopolysaccharide assembly protein LapB: MQKKSNRWFIWVFVVVAVVALVGFSFGSIFDSLLSSRPSPSPTVPTPGTTPTPPVVSDIEKKNLQDLENGYLQILEKEPDNPDALRGLAEARSQMIKIGLKTEKDLLDPLEKLVELNPEQTQYQVLLAQTLQKTGKRESAAQTYRSILATEPGNMDALQGFVNLLVEQQRPSAATELLQTTLKNAPQANQVKPNSINESAVQLLLGQVYATQRQFDQAVGVYDKLIAKDPNDFRPVFAKAILLREQGKTKEADILFNSAEKLAPGQYKDQIKAAAQKPNATPETSSSSQSPSASPQPSPSSTPGTPE; encoded by the coding sequence GTGCAAAAAAAATCTAACCGCTGGTTCATTTGGGTTTTTGTTGTTGTTGCCGTTGTCGCCTTAGTTGGATTTTCCTTCGGCTCGATCTTCGATAGCCTCCTTAGCTCCCGCCCTTCTCCTTCTCCCACTGTTCCAACCCCAGGTACGACTCCAACTCCACCGGTAGTATCAGATATTGAGAAGAAAAACCTGCAAGACCTTGAAAACGGTTATTTGCAAATCTTAGAGAAAGAACCAGACAATCCAGATGCTTTGCGCGGTCTAGCCGAAGCCCGGAGTCAAATGATTAAAATCGGTTTAAAAACCGAAAAAGATCTGCTGGACCCTTTAGAAAAACTGGTTGAGCTGAATCCAGAACAGACTCAATACCAAGTTCTTCTCGCCCAAACCCTGCAAAAAACGGGTAAACGGGAAAGCGCGGCTCAAACCTATCGAAGTATTCTAGCCACTGAACCTGGCAATATGGATGCCCTCCAAGGATTTGTCAATCTATTGGTCGAACAGCAAAGACCCTCCGCTGCCACCGAACTCCTACAGACAACCCTTAAAAATGCTCCTCAAGCCAATCAGGTAAAGCCCAACAGTATTAATGAAAGTGCAGTCCAACTCCTACTCGGGCAAGTCTATGCCACCCAAAGGCAATTCGATCAAGCCGTTGGCGTCTACGACAAACTTATTGCTAAAGATCCTAACGATTTTCGCCCAGTTTTTGCCAAAGCAATCCTTTTAAGGGAACAAGGGAAAACCAAAGAAGCTGATATCCTCTTTAACTCAGCCGAAAAATTAGCCCCTGGCCAATATAAAGATCAAATAAAAGCTGCGGCCCAAAAGCCGAATGCAACACCTGAAACTTCTTCCAGTTCCCAGTCTCCTAGCGCCAGTCCCCAACCCTCTCCCAGTTCAACACCAGGGACCCCTGAATAG